A window of the Halarsenatibacter silvermanii genome harbors these coding sequences:
- a CDS encoding SAM-dependent methyltransferase, with translation MLQKQLIKKFADKVEGSTFKLTFWDGDSTLINNGEVKDPEFEIIFREKLDLNEIRKSPQLKLGEAYMQEKIDIKGKLREVLMTGAQNVDNLADDAPEYTYEEFMDRQERLSQQEQEQGVRDHYDLGNDFFRLWQDETMTYSCAYFTDYEKSLKQAQLAKIDHILKKLNLESGEKLLDIGCGWGHLAVRAAKKYDVEVLGITLSPEQVEGAEKKIAENNLENQVEVRKQDYRDLAEDSPEFDKIVSVGMFEHVGKAHIPEYFQAVNDMLKEGGLSLLHTITHQKEDPTHPWLEKYIFPWGYIPSYREVVWQLPEHSFWLIDAENIRRHYALTAERWADNFAASREDVVEMFDEEFARMWELFLAGVVATFRHIGTSVHQFLFSKGINNDLPLTRDYMYD, from the coding sequence ATGCTGCAGAAACAGCTGATTAAAAAGTTTGCCGACAAAGTTGAAGGCAGCACTTTCAAACTTACTTTCTGGGATGGAGATTCCACATTAATTAATAATGGGGAAGTAAAAGATCCGGAATTTGAGATAATTTTTAGAGAAAAGCTGGATTTGAATGAGATCAGGAAAAGCCCCCAATTGAAGCTTGGTGAAGCCTATATGCAGGAAAAGATCGATATTAAGGGCAAACTGCGTGAAGTTTTGATGACTGGTGCTCAGAATGTGGATAATCTGGCTGATGACGCCCCGGAATACACATATGAAGAATTTATGGACCGCCAAGAAAGATTATCCCAGCAGGAACAGGAACAGGGTGTTAGGGATCATTACGACCTCGGCAATGATTTTTTTCGCCTGTGGCAGGATGAAACCATGACCTATTCCTGTGCTTACTTTACCGATTATGAAAAAAGTTTAAAACAGGCTCAGCTGGCCAAAATCGACCATATTTTAAAGAAATTAAACCTGGAATCTGGCGAGAAATTGCTGGATATAGGCTGCGGCTGGGGCCATCTGGCTGTAAGGGCTGCGAAAAAATATGATGTAGAGGTGCTTGGCATCACACTCAGTCCGGAACAGGTGGAAGGTGCTGAAAAAAAGATAGCTGAAAATAATCTGGAAAATCAGGTAGAGGTAAGAAAACAGGACTATCGCGATCTGGCCGAAGATTCTCCTGAGTTTGATAAAATTGTCAGCGTGGGCATGTTTGAACACGTGGGCAAAGCGCATATTCCAGAATATTTTCAGGCAGTTAACGATATGTTAAAGGAAGGCGGCTTATCTCTGCTTCATACCATAACTCATCAGAAAGAGGACCCCACCCATCCCTGGCTGGAAAAATATATTTTCCCCTGGGGTTATATCCCTTCCTATCGAGAGGTGGTATGGCAGCTGCCGGAGCATTCTTTCTGGCTTATAGATGCTGAAAATATCAGGCGCCATTATGCTCTTACAGCTGAGAGATGGGCGGATAATTTTGCCGCCAGCAGGGAAGATGTAGTGGAAATGTTCGATGAAGAATTCGCCCGGATGTGGGAGCTCTTTTTAGCGGGAGTAGTGGCTACATTTCGCCATATTGGTACCTCGGTTCATCAATTTTTATTTAGCAAAGGTATCAATAATGACCTGCCCCTTACCCGGGATTATATGTATGATTAA
- a CDS encoding ArsR/SmtB family transcription factor: MELEKAAKALAHENRLRILNLLRKQSLCVCELRNIMGINQSNASRHLKKLKNAGLIDYDKEAQWVYYKLNEKQIERYNFLKMLLEQDFDREETLKEDLNNLKLYKNSEVSCEELDEAELF; encoded by the coding sequence ATGGAGCTGGAAAAAGCAGCTAAGGCTCTAGCTCATGAAAACAGGTTAAGAATTTTGAACCTTTTGAGAAAGCAATCTCTATGTGTCTGCGAATTGAGAAATATTATGGGGATTAATCAGTCCAATGCTTCCCGGCATTTAAAAAAGTTAAAAAATGCTGGATTGATCGATTATGACAAAGAAGCACAGTGGGTGTATTATAAATTAAACGAGAAACAAATAGAGCGGTATAACTTCCTTAAAATGCTGCTAGAACAGGATTTTGACCGAGAGGAAACGCTGAAAGAGGATCTTAATAATTTAAAGCTATATAAGAATAGTGAGGTTAGCTGTGAGGAGTTGGATGAAGCTGAGCTATTTTAG
- the arsB gene encoding ACR3 family arsenite efflux transporter, whose protein sequence is MEKDKDIEQEGGKGLGIFEKYLTVWVAICIAVGVLIGRFWPAFPQTLEQWEYAQISIPVAVLIWFMIYPMMVQIDFSSILEAGKKPKGLTVTLVTNWLIKPFTMYFFAWLFIRVIFSGFIPAELGREYIAGAVLLGAAPCTAMVFVWSYLSDGDPTYTLVQVSVNNLVLLFAYAPIVMFLLGLSDIIVPWDTIVLSVVLYIVIPLAGGYFSRRYLIKTRGIEWFENVFLSKLSNLTVIGLLLTLILLFSFQGDTIVNNPFHIVLIAVPLIIQTFFIFTIAYTASKLWKIKHSVAAPAAMIGASNFFELAVATAIALFGLQSGAALATVVGVLVEVPVMLALVAIANRTRHWFPSSEAEKIGEVKTKPQQDSRS, encoded by the coding sequence TTGGAAAAAGACAAAGATATAGAACAAGAAGGTGGAAAAGGCCTGGGAATATTTGAAAAGTATTTAACCGTTTGGGTGGCTATTTGTATTGCAGTGGGTGTATTAATTGGTAGATTTTGGCCTGCTTTCCCCCAAACTTTAGAGCAGTGGGAATATGCTCAAATTTCTATTCCCGTAGCAGTATTAATCTGGTTTATGATTTACCCCATGATGGTGCAGATTGATTTTAGCAGCATTCTGGAAGCCGGCAAAAAGCCAAAAGGGCTAACAGTTACACTGGTTACCAACTGGTTGATCAAGCCCTTTACTATGTACTTTTTTGCCTGGCTATTTATCCGGGTGATATTTTCCGGTTTTATTCCGGCGGAATTGGGCCGGGAATATATAGCAGGAGCAGTTTTATTGGGTGCGGCTCCCTGTACAGCCATGGTTTTTGTCTGGAGTTATCTAAGTGATGGAGACCCCACCTATACTCTGGTGCAGGTTTCTGTCAATAATCTGGTATTGCTTTTTGCTTATGCCCCTATTGTTATGTTTTTGCTGGGATTAAGCGATATTATCGTACCCTGGGACACAATCGTGCTATCAGTTGTGTTATATATTGTAATTCCTCTGGCTGGAGGTTATTTTTCCCGCAGGTATTTAATAAAAACCAGAGGTATTGAATGGTTTGAGAATGTATTTTTATCTAAATTAAGTAACCTGACCGTAATAGGATTGCTGCTTACCCTGATTTTACTCTTTTCCTTTCAGGGAGATACAATTGTAAATAACCCATTTCATATAGTTTTGATAGCAGTACCACTGATAATCCAGACCTTCTTTATCTTTACAATTGCCTATACAGCCAGTAAGCTGTGGAAAATTAAACATTCAGTGGCAGCTCCGGCCGCTATGATAGGGGCCAGCAATTTCTTTGAGCTGGCAGTGGCCACTGCTATAGCTTTATTTGGGCTGCAGTCAGGAGCGGCGCTGGCCACTGTAGTGGGCGTCTTAGTGGAAGTGCCTGTGATGCTCGCCCTGGTAGCAATTGCCAATCGCACTCGACACTGGTTTCCTTCATCAGAAGCAGAAAAAATTGGTGAAGTGAAGACTAAACCTCAACAGGATAGTAGGAGTTAG
- the arsB gene encoding ACR3 family arsenite efflux transporter, translated as MQEEHELGFFERYLTVWVGLCIIGGLALGQIFPGLADAFEAAEIAGYPVPVAIALFLMIYPIMVQTDFKKILKAGKSTKPIATTLILNWAVKPFTMAFVAWLFMRVIWSPFIGYELGSELMAGMILLGIAPCTAMVLVWGYLSRGNMGHVVVMVAINSLSMVVLYGPLAVLLLPVADVPVPIGRVAFGVLAYVGLPLVAGHFTRKKLLEKQGRERFEEFTSKLHYVSTAALLFTIVMIVAPQSELVLTNPLLVLLVLVPLTIQVLTIFGIGYYASKKLGLPYDDAAPTAQIAASNHFEVAIAMAITLFGVDSGATLAAVTGMLIEVPIMLILVRLCLKTRSWFPQVQEV; from the coding sequence ATGCAGGAGGAACATGAATTAGGGTTTTTTGAAAGATATCTCACTGTCTGGGTAGGATTATGTATAATAGGGGGACTAGCACTGGGGCAGATATTTCCCGGTCTTGCTGACGCTTTTGAAGCAGCAGAGATAGCAGGTTATCCTGTTCCCGTAGCTATTGCCCTGTTTTTAATGATTTATCCCATAATGGTCCAGACTGATTTTAAGAAGATATTAAAAGCCGGTAAATCGACCAAGCCTATTGCCACGACACTTATCTTAAACTGGGCTGTAAAACCATTTACCATGGCTTTTGTGGCCTGGCTTTTCATGAGGGTCATCTGGAGTCCTTTTATTGGTTATGAGTTGGGCAGCGAATTGATGGCAGGTATGATCCTGCTCGGCATAGCCCCATGTACAGCAATGGTATTGGTCTGGGGCTATCTTTCCCGGGGCAATATGGGACACGTAGTTGTCATGGTAGCTATTAATTCGCTCTCGATGGTTGTCCTCTACGGCCCATTGGCCGTGCTGCTTCTGCCGGTGGCTGATGTGCCGGTTCCTATCGGCAGAGTTGCTTTTGGAGTGCTGGCCTATGTGGGTCTGCCGCTGGTAGCCGGACACTTTACCAGAAAGAAACTGCTGGAAAAACAGGGAAGAGAGCGTTTCGAGGAATTTACCTCCAAACTGCATTATGTTTCCACGGCAGCTTTATTATTTACAATAGTGATGATTGTAGCTCCTCAATCTGAACTGGTTTTGACCAACCCTCTGCTGGTACTGCTGGTGCTGGTGCCTCTGACGATTCAGGTGCTTACTATTTTTGGAATAGGCTATTATGCCTCCAAAAAATTGGGGCTTCCCTATGATGATGCTGCTCCTACAGCCCAAATAGCAGCCAGCAATCATTTTGAAGTGGCTATAGCTATGGCAATAACTCTCTTTGGCGTCGATTCAGGAGCTACGCTGGCAGCAGTTACGGGAATGTTAATAGAGGTGCCGATAATGCTGATTTTAGTGCGTCTGTGTTTGAAGACCAGAAGTTGGTTTCCACAGGTCCAGGAAGTTTGA
- a CDS encoding CGNR zinc finger domain-containing protein has protein sequence MFFSNYRKAPDLLRNSDSWWRCSSYEIVKAEHTLGHYRIKPEKDAEVETYNPYDKYPEIIRDYINLLKEFDSKENFSEEVSEENSKEFNEWLKQKAQHQAREYRNFANKYGLLGSMFADIEDIIVVRPDDNYKEHYLVYMSHKAAIPENLETYDDKIIANIVKYNDYAKYFFTKYPYPLPVQEDFNKKAYTELISFTKSRNALSKLYSHIKEISKEETGSSEPPTDEITLPTSYKVSVVKDKKDNHRMEFKTKCLLETLNIMYLRNIIDSNQEIKICKECRKTFITGKDGRKLNAKYCSSACGNRYRVRKSRKKQEASND, from the coding sequence ATGTTTTTTTCCAATTATAGGAAAGCTCCCGATTTATTAAGGAATTCTGACAGCTGGTGGAGATGCAGCAGTTATGAAATTGTAAAAGCAGAACATACTTTGGGTCATTATAGGATAAAACCAGAGAAAGATGCAGAAGTGGAAACATATAATCCTTATGATAAATACCCTGAGATAATTAGAGATTATATAAATTTATTGAAAGAATTTGATAGTAAAGAAAATTTTAGTGAAGAAGTAAGTGAAGAGAATTCAAAAGAATTTAACGAATGGTTAAAGCAGAAAGCTCAGCACCAAGCTCGCGAATATCGCAATTTCGCTAATAAATATGGTTTGCTTGGAAGCATGTTTGCTGATATTGAAGACATAATTGTTGTTCGCCCTGATGATAATTATAAAGAGCATTATTTAGTTTATATGTCTCATAAAGCTGCAATCCCCGAGAATTTGGAAACTTATGATGATAAAATAATAGCCAATATAGTTAAATACAATGACTATGCTAAATATTTTTTCACAAAATATCCCTATCCACTGCCAGTCCAAGAAGATTTTAATAAGAAAGCTTACACTGAACTTATATCATTCACAAAGTCCCGGAATGCTCTATCAAAACTTTATTCTCATATAAAAGAAATTTCAAAAGAAGAAACTGGTAGTTCTGAACCCCCTACAGACGAAATAACCTTACCTACTTCTTACAAAGTTTCAGTAGTCAAGGATAAAAAGGATAATCACAGAATGGAATTTAAAACTAAATGTTTGCTTGAAACTCTCAATATTATGTATCTCAGGAATATAATTGATTCTAATCAGGAAATAAAAATATGTAAGGAGTGCAGAAAAACTTTTATAACAGGGAAGGATGGGAGAAAATTAAACGCGAAGTATTGTTCTTCTGCCTGTGGGAATAGGTATCGGGTCCGAAAATCGCGCAAAAAACAAGAAGCCTCAAACGACTAA
- a CDS encoding helix-turn-helix domain-containing protein produces the protein MKRLAQERKKKEMSQSDLAFELRIQPSTLSKIENGRLKPYDPVKNKLENFFGMEIEELLEDVETEEI, from the coding sequence ATGAAAAGATTAGCTCAAGAAAGAAAGAAAAAAGAGATGAGTCAGTCTGATTTAGCTTTTGAACTTAGAATACAGCCTTCTACCTTGAGCAAGATTGAAAATGGCAGATTAAAACCATATGATCCTGTAAAAAACAAACTGGAAAACTTTTTCGGCATGGAAATTGAAGAACTGCTGGAAGATGTTGAAACTGAAGAAATTTAG
- a CDS encoding CHC2 zinc finger domain-containing protein, which produces MEAINEYNINKILREAEIEKIVEEDIGELKSTGNGELVSYHKNKHNSESKSSLYVNPKEGVYHCFNCGEGGTVIDWLMKNRSHSFPEAVEYLIEKFNVKIPDMDPEEKEKFEKRIQEKKLVENIYFAAAKRLNEQMQNDNYEWLQNKYGIKKETADNLLIGYSLPSKYSLKNYLQKEEDFEIDELKKSGLFVKDYDLFQGRIVFPYWKNRKPVFFIGRKTENTPDNNWEQGKYKKLLTYSEKNSYVSETVQNQYFFGEDTVEYEEALLITEGITDAIMAHQAGFPCISPVTVQFREDDYDKLLDIAEKAEKVYIANDNEESEAGKKGALKTAKFLQKNGVKVKLIELPKPDDQEKIDLADFLRENSASDFKNLMDEAQTPLELAIEKVKNAPADQKTEIANEEVFPLLLKENAIDQDKYLKNLQDAFGGQRDVRISTLRDKLEEREEKEEKKRREEEFDDYWEGPIQPLEIENNFYAEKYFDEDNEVKVDPLCNFILKIEEKLKLPASEKIFKGKIKFEDGEEKEISLQAKDFTSNRDFRQALPAKASWLGKNSHLQRLRINLDIQNFKEIEAVEVAGRHGSQIVLPELILKNEDEEEKNLKLYTERNSLADKIPSEIPKEEELRKAAEKIYKNLPRINDPEITFGIIGWNFALPWCDIIRTEPSWGGFPHLVIWGEAGSGKTQTGKLIWRLNGVSSSHEPFSLPNTRFTRLKNYSATNLVPVFLDEYRPSAWHKRRVSSIHEELRNIYNKNSAERGTASQKINSYPMAAPVILCGEDRPRDTLGLDERMIILRPDKDVVEGNIKKFQGCREHFAELQRANMEKFAIPYWRWALKKYNWKEILENERREISEWANQSTKINSTERITNNLAIIKFGWVMFRKYGDYLGIEPNNLIEDDIESALLAIYNNIIPEGKQLDEFDKLMKLLTNMVENNQLRYRVDFSKLKRNDKKYLAIRLNPILDKAREYADKTNYKQEILSKDVYRQMAKRKVKRNSYITATGKRAYYGSKENGKQLRSIIIDPEKMEKDLDIESAIWTSTFKDRI; this is translated from the coding sequence ATGGAAGCTATAAATGAATACAATATCAATAAAATTTTAAGAGAAGCTGAAATAGAAAAAATAGTAGAAGAAGATATAGGAGAATTAAAATCTACTGGTAATGGTGAATTAGTGAGCTATCATAAAAATAAGCATAATTCAGAAAGTAAATCTTCATTGTATGTCAATCCAAAAGAGGGAGTTTATCACTGTTTCAACTGCGGCGAAGGTGGCACGGTGATCGACTGGCTTATGAAAAATCGAAGCCATTCATTTCCCGAAGCTGTTGAATATTTGATTGAAAAATTCAATGTAAAAATACCGGACATGGACCCGGAAGAAAAAGAAAAATTTGAAAAAAGAATTCAGGAAAAGAAATTAGTCGAAAACATCTATTTTGCTGCTGCCAAAAGATTGAATGAACAAATGCAGAATGACAACTATGAATGGCTGCAAAATAAATATGGTATTAAAAAAGAAACTGCGGATAATTTACTGATAGGTTATTCTTTACCTTCTAAATATAGTCTCAAAAATTATCTCCAAAAAGAAGAAGACTTTGAAATAGATGAGCTGAAAAAGTCCGGTCTTTTCGTGAAAGATTATGATCTATTCCAGGGAAGAATAGTTTTTCCTTACTGGAAAAACAGGAAACCCGTCTTCTTCATTGGCAGAAAAACAGAAAACACCCCCGATAATAATTGGGAGCAAGGGAAATATAAAAAGCTATTAACTTACAGTGAAAAAAATTCATATGTTAGCGAGACTGTTCAAAATCAATATTTCTTCGGTGAGGATACGGTGGAATATGAAGAAGCTCTTTTGATCACAGAAGGGATTACAGATGCAATAATGGCCCACCAGGCAGGCTTTCCCTGCATTAGCCCGGTCACAGTACAGTTTCGGGAAGATGATTATGACAAGCTTTTAGACATAGCAGAAAAAGCTGAAAAAGTTTATATTGCAAATGACAATGAAGAAAGTGAAGCAGGCAAAAAAGGCGCGTTAAAAACAGCAAAATTTCTGCAGAAAAATGGAGTTAAAGTAAAGTTGATAGAATTGCCAAAGCCAGATGACCAGGAAAAAATAGACCTGGCAGATTTTCTGCGAGAAAATTCAGCTTCGGATTTTAAAAATCTTATGGATGAAGCTCAGACTCCTCTTGAGTTAGCTATCGAAAAGGTCAAAAATGCTCCTGCGGATCAGAAAACGGAGATAGCCAATGAAGAGGTTTTCCCGCTTCTGCTCAAAGAAAATGCCATTGATCAGGATAAATATCTGAAAAACCTTCAGGATGCTTTCGGTGGTCAAAGAGATGTCAGAATATCAACGTTGCGTGACAAGCTGGAAGAAAGGGAAGAAAAAGAGGAAAAGAAGAGGAGAGAAGAAGAATTTGATGATTATTGGGAAGGCCCGATCCAGCCTTTAGAAATAGAGAACAATTTTTATGCAGAAAAGTATTTTGACGAAGATAATGAAGTCAAAGTAGATCCTCTATGTAATTTTATATTAAAAATTGAGGAGAAATTAAAACTGCCGGCTTCTGAGAAAATATTTAAAGGCAAAATAAAATTCGAAGATGGAGAGGAGAAGGAAATTTCCCTTCAAGCCAAAGATTTCACCTCTAACAGGGATTTCCGGCAGGCTTTACCTGCAAAAGCATCCTGGCTTGGTAAAAATTCACATCTCCAGAGATTAAGAATAAATCTAGACATTCAGAATTTCAAAGAAATAGAAGCTGTTGAAGTAGCCGGGCGTCATGGCAGCCAAATTGTTCTGCCAGAATTGATTTTGAAAAATGAAGATGAAGAGGAGAAAAACTTAAAATTATATACTGAAAGAAATTCCCTGGCAGATAAAATTCCTTCAGAAATCCCAAAGGAAGAAGAACTCAGAAAGGCAGCGGAAAAAATTTATAAAAACTTACCCCGGATTAATGACCCGGAGATAACTTTCGGAATAATTGGCTGGAATTTTGCTCTCCCGTGGTGCGATATTATCAGGACTGAACCTTCATGGGGCGGCTTTCCTCATCTTGTAATCTGGGGGGAAGCGGGCAGCGGTAAAACTCAAACTGGAAAATTGATTTGGCGCCTAAATGGAGTTAGCTCTTCTCATGAGCCCTTTTCTCTACCGAATACGAGGTTTACACGTCTAAAAAATTATTCAGCCACCAATCTTGTGCCTGTGTTTTTGGACGAATACAGGCCGTCCGCCTGGCATAAACGAAGGGTCAGTTCCATACATGAGGAGTTGCGAAACATCTACAATAAAAACTCAGCGGAGCGAGGTACAGCATCGCAGAAAATTAATTCTTATCCCATGGCTGCTCCTGTGATTCTCTGCGGAGAAGATCGACCGAGAGATACACTGGGGCTGGATGAGAGGATGATTATTCTCAGGCCTGACAAGGATGTGGTAGAAGGCAATATTAAAAAATTCCAGGGTTGCCGCGAACACTTTGCGGAACTGCAGAGAGCAAACATGGAGAAATTCGCCATACCATATTGGCGCTGGGCACTAAAGAAATATAATTGGAAAGAAATATTGGAAAATGAACGCAGAGAAATTTCTGAATGGGCAAATCAAAGTACAAAAATCAATTCAACTGAGAGGATCACCAATAACCTGGCAATCATTAAATTCGGCTGGGTAATGTTCAGAAAATATGGTGATTATTTAGGAATTGAACCGAATAATCTGATCGAAGACGATATAGAGTCAGCTCTTTTAGCTATATATAACAATATAATCCCCGAAGGGAAACAGTTGGATGAGTTTGATAAATTGATGAAGCTTTTAACCAATATGGTTGAAAACAACCAGCTTCGTTATAGGGTAGATTTTTCCAAACTGAAAAGAAATGATAAAAAATATTTGGCGATCAGACTGAATCCTATATTGGACAAAGCGAGAGAGTATGCAGATAAGACGAACTACAAACAAGAGATCCTGAGCAAAGACGTCTATAGACAAATGGCTAAAAGAAAAGTAAAAAGAAATTCATATATCACCGCAACAGGTAAGAGAGCCTATTACGGAAGTAAAGAAAATGGAAAGCAACTGAGATCAATCATCATAGACCCAGAAAAGATGGAAAAAGACTTGGACATTGAAAGTGCAATCTGGACGTCAACTTTCAAAGATAGAATATGA
- a CDS encoding host-nuclease inhibitor Gam family protein — MAEPAHKLDNLEIEVKPAEEREEKSGFVIDNDEKASWALRKVRDMKRKQKANEELAQAQIEKIKEDIQEIKSWLDDENSKIQNNIDFMKEKLENYAHRLRDEDPDLKTYNLPFGALKFRKQRPKWKYDEDKLLDFVENNFEDALKIKKKVSKRELKKQAEVTGNKAVIEDTGEVIEGVTVTHPPEKFKVDVKE; from the coding sequence GTGGCTGAACCCGCCCACAAGCTGGATAACCTGGAGATAGAGGTTAAACCCGCGGAAGAAAGGGAAGAAAAAAGTGGCTTTGTGATCGACAACGATGAGAAGGCAAGCTGGGCTTTGAGGAAGGTAAGAGATATGAAGAGAAAGCAAAAAGCCAACGAAGAGTTAGCCCAGGCGCAGATAGAGAAGATAAAGGAGGATATACAGGAAATAAAATCCTGGCTTGATGATGAAAATTCCAAAATCCAGAACAATATCGACTTCATGAAGGAAAAGTTAGAAAACTACGCCCACAGGCTCAGGGATGAAGATCCTGACCTCAAGACTTATAATCTCCCCTTCGGTGCTCTCAAGTTCAGAAAGCAGCGGCCGAAGTGGAAGTATGATGAGGACAAGCTTTTGGACTTCGTGGAGAATAACTTCGAGGATGCGCTTAAGATCAAAAAGAAGGTAAGCAAGCGCGAGCTGAAAAAGCAGGCTGAGGTCACCGGCAACAAAGCTGTAATCGAGGACACCGGTGAGGTAATCGAAGGGGTCACTGTGACACATCCGCCGGAGAAGTTCAAGGTAGATGTAAAGGAATAA
- the bet gene encoding phage recombination protein Bet, which translates to MSEVVKTQENSGEKMSFTQEEIETIKNTVAAKANQDELKMFLTVAQKYGLDPFNKEIFFWKINGKPQIMTSRDGYLKIADRHPQYDGLVSDVVREQDQFKRRTDGIDHEYGTERGDIIGAYALVYRKDRSYPFYAFAPFAEYKAGSRVWNNYPSAMILKVAESMALKRAFTVSGLVSREEMEVTRLENEERMASRQNDSEDEIDITPKAQDKSREKIADKDQEKKLTEREKEIKKLVEGSGELREEVLNYLSYIKEKNDLEKVSLAHLDEEEFAELKGILENIKSMIAMSAS; encoded by the coding sequence ATGAGCGAAGTTGTAAAAACACAGGAAAACAGCGGAGAAAAAATGAGCTTCACGCAGGAAGAGATAGAGACAATCAAAAATACCGTGGCCGCAAAGGCCAATCAGGATGAACTCAAGATGTTTTTGACCGTAGCCCAGAAGTACGGCTTGGATCCCTTCAACAAGGAGATTTTCTTCTGGAAGATAAACGGCAAGCCGCAGATCATGACCAGCCGCGATGGTTATTTAAAAATAGCTGACAGGCACCCGCAGTATGATGGCCTGGTGAGCGATGTGGTAAGAGAGCAGGATCAGTTCAAGCGCAGAACCGACGGTATTGATCATGAATACGGTACCGAGAGAGGCGATATTATCGGAGCCTATGCTTTAGTATACCGCAAGGACAGAAGTTATCCCTTCTATGCTTTTGCTCCCTTCGCTGAATACAAAGCAGGGAGCAGAGTCTGGAATAACTATCCTTCGGCCATGATCTTAAAGGTGGCCGAGAGCATGGCCTTAAAGCGAGCCTTCACTGTATCCGGGCTTGTCTCCAGAGAGGAGATGGAAGTAACCAGGCTGGAAAACGAGGAAAGGATGGCTTCCAGGCAAAATGACAGTGAAGATGAGATTGACATAACACCGAAAGCTCAGGATAAAAGCAGAGAAAAAATAGCTGACAAGGATCAGGAGAAGAAATTGACCGAAAGAGAAAAAGAAATCAAAAAGTTGGTCGAGGGAAGCGGTGAACTGAGAGAGGAGGTTTTGAACTATCTATCATATATCAAAGAGAAAAATGATCTGGAGAAGGTATCACTGGCTCATTTGGATGAGGAAGAATTCGCGGAATTGAAGGGTATTCTGGAAAACATCAAGAGTATGATAGCGATGTCAGCTTCTTAA
- a CDS encoding JAB domain-containing protein, whose product MKAKISKYGLRLVKEDRKEYELEVEEIIKPEDARRIFVETMELNNRTEEVLAMLTVSARNSLLGAFEVSVGSLSRSISNPREIYKRAILQNAAGIILGHNHPSGATKPSSDDIEITKKVSEAGDLLGITLHDHIIIGGDEFISLRAEGYL is encoded by the coding sequence TTGAAAGCTAAAATTAGCAAATACGGGCTGAGATTGGTCAAAGAGGACAGAAAAGAATATGAGCTGGAAGTAGAGGAGATCATAAAGCCGGAAGACGCAAGACGGATTTTCGTGGAGACCATGGAACTCAATAACCGCACGGAGGAAGTTTTAGCTATGCTCACCGTAAGCGCCCGGAATTCGCTTCTGGGCGCTTTTGAGGTATCAGTGGGTTCGCTTTCTCGCAGCATCTCCAACCCTAGGGAAATATACAAAAGGGCAATTTTGCAAAACGCTGCCGGCATCATTTTAGGCCACAACCACCCATCCGGGGCAACAAAGCCCAGCAGCGATGATATTGAGATAACCAAGAAGGTGTCTGAAGCCGGCGATCTTCTGGGTATTACTCTGCATGATCACATCATAATAGGCGGAGATGAATTCATATCGCTGAGGGCGGAAGGATATTTGTAA
- a CDS encoding ArdC family protein, giving the protein MGDKVKELMESLEEKIEDVQDSKEFKEMLEFFSKFHDYSYHNTLLIKMQKPDASYVAGYRQWQDKFNRHVKEGEEGIAILAPFTYTTTETRIKEVMTAEGDLEKKEVEEEVKRTYFRPVYVFDISQTEGEEVPELDMSLDDDFSLLLSPLEEFADEKGIELIYKELSEGFKGFSKENKIVLE; this is encoded by the coding sequence ATGGGTGATAAAGTGAAGGAGCTTATGGAATCGCTGGAAGAGAAAATTGAAGATGTGCAGGATTCTAAGGAATTTAAGGAGATGCTGGAGTTTTTCAGCAAATTTCATGACTATAGTTATCACAATACGCTTTTGATCAAGATGCAGAAGCCCGATGCTAGTTATGTAGCTGGCTACAGGCAATGGCAGGATAAATTTAATCGTCACGTGAAGGAAGGGGAAGAAGGCATAGCCATCCTGGCTCCTTTTACCTACACGACTACGGAGACGAGAATCAAAGAGGTTATGACGGCTGAAGGAGATCTTGAGAAAAAAGAAGTAGAAGAGGAGGTGAAAAGGACATATTTCCGGCCTGTATATGTATTCGATATCTCGCAGACTGAAGGTGAGGAAGTTCCTGAGCTGGATATGAGCTTAGATGATGATTTCAGTTTACTTCTCTCTCCGCTTGAAGAATTTGCTGATGAAAAAGGTATAGAGCTTATCTATAAAGAGCTTTCAGAAGGCTTTAAGGGCTTTTCTAAGGAGAATAAGATAGTGTTGGAATAG